One segment of Panicum virgatum strain AP13 chromosome 3K, P.virgatum_v5, whole genome shotgun sequence DNA contains the following:
- the LOC120700929 gene encoding uncharacterized protein LOC120700929 produces MTPSRATRFSPVFLVYGAESILPTDLEYGSPRIKAYQEQQNQLAREDSLDQVDEGRDVALLLSVHYQQSLRQYQAQRVRHQDLNKGDLVLRLRQDSRGRHKLTPPWEGPYIIAEILKPSTY; encoded by the coding sequence ATGACCCCAAGTCGAGCCACGAGATTTAGCCCagtcttcctcgtctatggtgcCGAGTctatcctccccactgacttggagtatggGTCCCCGAGGATCAAAGCctaccaagagcagcagaaccagctagcccgcgaggactcgctggatcaggTGGACGAGGGTCGAGATGTGGCACTCCTACTCTCGGTGCATTACCAGCAGTCTCTGCGACAATATCAGGCGCAGAGAGTTCGACATCAGGACCTCAACAAGGGAGACCTAGTGTTGAGGCTTCGGCAAGATAGCCGAGGGCGCCACAAGCTTACCCCGCCATGGGAGGGCCCGTACATCATTGCGGAGATCCTCAAGCCCAGCACCTACTAG
- the LOC120700930 gene encoding uncharacterized protein LOC120700930, producing the protein MAKIASGGTTVPPNIFARNLTKPSVDFKDPAESGTSSAEPSLENPSAGESEAMEMETKTSSADEAKAMQIDEAPLLQDWHDQYLDWINREVLPSDRAQARRIARQAKSFAVIDRELYKRSPSGVLQHCIPIPEGRDLLRDIHAGACGHHAAPRTLVGTHSGRAFTGP; encoded by the coding sequence ATGGCTAAGATTGCGTCTGGAGGGACCACCGTtcccccgaacatctttgcCCGCAACCTCACCAAACCATCCGTCGATTTCAAGGATCCGGCAGAGTCGGGCACCTCGTCCGCCGAGCCCTCGCTCGAGAACCCCTCGGCAGGCGAGTCCGAGGCCATGGAGATGGAGACCAAGACCTCCTCGGCGGACGAGGCCAAGGCAATGCAAATTGACGAGGCTCCGCTTCTGCAAGACTGGCACGACCAGTATCTCGACTGGATCAACCGAGAGGTGCTACCCTCGGATCGCGCTCAGGCGAGGCGCATCGCCAGGCAGGCCAAGTCTTTCGCCGTGATCGACAGGGAACTATACAAGCGCAGCCCCTCGGGAGTCCTACAACATTGCATCCCCATTCCCGAGGGTAGGGACCTGCTTCGGGACATCCACGCCGGAGCCTGCGGCCATCACGCGGCGCCACGCACCCTTGTAGGAACGCATTCAGGcagggcttttactggcccataG